CCGATCCGGGCCAGCGCGCCGCCGACGACGGCGCCGTCGTCGTGACACTCGACCACGCAGGCGGCGGCGGCCTGCATCGCCGCCAGCGTCTCGCGCGTGCGCGCATGCGTCGCATCGAGGATCTGGCGAATCTGCTGGGTCGACTCGGTCGTCGATTGCGAAAGTTTTCTGACTTCGTCAGCAACAACGGCAAAGCCGCGGCCGGCCTCGCCGGCGCGCGCGGCTTCGATCGCCGCGTTCAGCGCGAGCAGATTGGTCTGGCCGGCGATCGCGTCGATGCTCGCGGCCACCGAGACGATCCGGTCGATGGCGTCGGCGAGCGAGCGCATCGACTGTTCGGCGTGGCCGAAGTTGTGTTCGAGCCGATCGAGCCGCGCCAGCGATGCATCGCCGGCGTCGCGGGCGGCGTCGATCGCATCCAGCGTCTGCAGTGCCGCGGCCGCGGCCTGCTCGGCGCGCTCGCCGACCTGCTGGACCGCGGTTTCGAGGCTGGCGCTGCTGCCGGCGATGTCCTGCAGGTGCCGGGTCTGGCGTTCGGCGTCGGCGTGGATGTCGCCGGCGAGCCGGGCGACGTCGCCGGCGTCGTCGCGCGCGGTTTGCGCCGCGCGCTGCGCCTGCTTCAGCGTCGACGCCAGCCGGTCGATGAAGCGGTTCAGCTGCTCGCCCAGTCGGCCGAACTCGTCCTTGCCCTCGGGCAGGCGCAGGTCGAGCTGGCCGGTGGACAGCCGGGTGACGGCGCCGGCCATTGTCGCCATCCGCCGGTCGAGCGTGCGGGCGAACGAGCGCTGGCTGGCGACGATCAGCAGGGCGGTGAGTCCGAGCGGCAGCAGCGTCAGCACCAGCAGCCGGCCGGCGCGCTGGTCGATCGCCGCGGTGACGGCGGCCG
This window of the Jeongeupia sp. USM3 genome carries:
- a CDS encoding methyl-accepting chemotaxis protein; amino-acid sequence: MRIAAQLKLVSIITVCALGALAGWISWQNHRLHQEYGQFRDNQGALGAIATIKGEMLMLSRLDPLAADAETRIARAEQTVAAAAQKLRPLLDRDGAARLDALLGTRWANYLKQYRSAVAISATSPQDALGIPESIYHAELEPTLAGLDAASQRSRGDAAAVTAAIDQRAGRLLVLTLLPLGLTALLIVASQRSFARTLDRRMATMAGAVTRLSTGQLDLRLPEGKDEFGRLGEQLNRFIDRLASTLKQAQRAAQTARDDAGDVARLAGDIHADAERQTRHLQDIAGSSASLETAVQQVGERAEQAAAAALQTLDAIDAARDAGDASLARLDRLEHNFGHAEQSMRSLADAIDRIVSVAASIDAIAGQTNLLALNAAIEAARAGEAGRGFAVVADEVRKLSQSTTESTQQIRQILDATHARTRETLAAMQAAAACVVECHDDGAVVGGALARIGGAAERVGAMMAAISDTVDEQGRASSAIRERLENIGDSASDSSSKSETMRNDMDGLTATANALDEQLGWFRLAA